Proteins encoded by one window of Elaeis guineensis isolate ETL-2024a chromosome 12, EG11, whole genome shotgun sequence:
- the LOC105055178 gene encoding uncharacterized protein codes for MGCAGSKLEDQEAVALCRERTLLLADAIRHRYALADAHAAYSRSLRSVGAALHAFLHPAPPASPVLPLPTHRKGDPLPPLPPSPPPAAIPASAPAPAGAGGHHSHTHSASSHIQFSDEDSDEDEEFHLHSVGSSPLHLHPDGAPGPTFFNVNYARNHPTNPSISFEQRPQSPEAVRFGSSEPPPSAYPYYGYTYPPQNPSFYSHPYTDSYPSYAGMGGFFGSSSPPPNIPQPPTVASMASPSSSKTPPPPPSPPRTSTWDFLNPFETYNDSYYIPYTPSRSSKEVREEEGIPDLEDEEHEVVKEAYGDQKSMASTSAAAPGKYSAKAAAVAAKEDSSSDVEEGLHRTSKSGEGTSDGSSVHEVHVVEKSVVADEIQRSEEQQNVAAVPPPRRYHDVSEVVQEIKTQFDRASESADEVSKMLEVGKLPYHQKHSVYKVSAVMVCGLPPSTSKNEGLLEYEEDKAMACGNLSSTLQKLYMWEQKLLDEVKAEEKMRILYDRKCEQLKRLSEKGEEAHKLEAVQILIRKLSTKIKIAIQIVDSISNKISKLRDDELWPQISELIQGLMRMWRFMFECHHIQHQAVSEAQNLDSIVSGGKLSDDHMEATKKLELELLDWIGNFFAWVYAQRSFVKALNGWLVKGLHYVPEETDDGVPPFSPGRLGAPPVFVICNYWTQTMDRISEAEVVNAMKAFSTCVLHLWEQHKLEQRQRLMANRDMDRTIRILERDEQQMRKALEAQNRKLVLISNHSGIALSGEGVRQDLAAEVSSLQSSLREIFEAMENFTASTMKVYEELNLRTEEEKQKLARENVKVS; via the exons ATGGGTTGTGCGGGGTCGAAGCTGGAGGATCAGGAGGCGGTGGCTCTCTGCCGAGAGCGCACTCTGCTGCTCGCCGACGCCATCCGCCACCGCTACGCCCTCGCCGACGCCCACGCCGCGTACTCCCGCTCTCTCCGCTCCGTTGGCGCCGCCCTCCACGCTTTCCTCCACCCTGCGCCCCCGGCCTCCCCCGTCCTCCCCCTCCCCACTCACCGCAAGGGAGACCCCCTCCCCCCTCTGCCCCCGTCCCCTCCCCCCGCTGCAATCCCCGCCTCCGCCCCCGCCCCCGCCGGTGCTGGCGGCcaccactcccacacccactccgCCTCCTCCCACATCCAGTTCTCCGATGAGGACTCCGACGAAGACGAGGAATTCCACCTCCACTCCGTCGGATCGTCTCCGCTCCACCTCCACCCCGACGGCGCCCCGGGCCCCACCTTCTTCAACGTTAACTACGCCCGCAACCATCCCACCAACCCCTCTATCTCTTTCGAGCAGCGGCCGCAGAGCCCCGAGGCCGTCCGCTTCGGCTCTTCGGAGCCACCGCCCTCCGCCTACCCTTACTATGGTTACACCTATCCCCCTCAAAATCCAAGCTTTTACTCTCACCCTTACACCGACTCTTATCCGAGCTATGCCGGCATGGGTGGCTTCTTCGGATCTTCTTCCCCTCCTCCCAACATTCCGCAGCCCCCCACCGTGGCAAGCATGGCTTCCCCCTCCTCGTCCAAGACCCCGCCGCCTCCCCCGTCGCCTCCGAGGACCTCCACTTGGGACTTCCTCAACCCCTTCGAGACCTACAACGATAGCTACTATATTCCCTATACCCCTAGCCGGAGCTCCAAGGAGGTCAGAGAGGAGGAAGGGATTCCCGATCTGGAGGACGAGGAGCACGAGGTCGTCAAGGAAGCCTATGGTGACCAAAAGTCTATGGCTTCCACCTCTGCTGCTGCTCCAGGAAAGTACTCTGCCAAGGCTGCTGCTGTGGCAGCGAAAGAGGATAGTTCCAGCGATGTCGAGGAGGGTCTTCATCGCACGTCCAAGTCAGGGGAGGGTACTAGTGATGGTAGTTCAGTGCATGAGGTTCATGTGGTTGAGAAGAGCGTCGTGGCTGATGAGATTCAGCGATCGGAGGAGCAGCAGAATGTGGCTGCTGTTCCTCCTCCCCGAAGGTATCatgatgtttctgaggttgtgcAGGAGATTAAGACTCAGTTTGATAGGGCGTCCGAGTCGGCCGACGAAGTCTCCAAAATGCTAGAAGTGGGGAAGCTCCCATATCACCAGAAGCATTCTGTTTATAAAG TGTCCGCTGTGATGGTTTGTGGGCTTCCGCCCTCGACTTCTAAAAATGAGGGTTTATTGGAATATGAAGAGGATAAGGCAATGGCCTGTGGTAATCTTTCATCGACGTTGCAGAAATTGTACATGTGGGAGCAGAAGCTCCTTGATGAAGTCAAG GCTGAGGAAAAGATGCGGATACTCTATGATAGAAAATGCGAACAGCTGAAACGCCTGAGCGAAAAGGGTGAGGAGGCTCACAAGCTTGAGGCAGTTCAAATCTTGATAAGGAAGTTATCTACAAAGATAAAAATAGCGATTCAGATTGTTGATTCTATTTCAAATAAGATTAGTAAGCTGAGGGACGACGAATTATGGCCACAGATTAGTGAGCTTATCCAAGG GTTAATGAGAATGTGGAGATTTATGTTTGAATGCCATCATATTCAGCATCAGGCTGTATCGGAAGCTCAAAACCTAGATTCGATTGTATCTGGTGGAAAGCTTAGTGATGATCACATGGAAGCAACCAAGAAGCTAGAGCTGGAGCTGCTGGACTGGATTGGCAATTTCTTTGCCTGGGTTTATGCTCAGAGGAGTTTTGTCAAAGCCTTAAATGGTTGGCTTGTAAAAGGTCTTCATTATGTGCCTGAAGAAACAGATGATGGAGTTCCACCCTTTTCTCCTGGAAGGTTAGGTGCGCCTCCTGTATTTGTCATCTGTAATTACTGGACGCAAACTATGGATAGGATATCCGAGGCAGAAGTAGTCAATGCTATGAAAGCTTTCTCCACATGTGTTCTTCACCTTTGGGAGCAGCACAAGCTTGAACAACGCCAGAGACTGATGGCAAatagagatatggataggacaatTAGGATCTTGGAAAGAGATGAACAGCAAATGCGCAAGGCACTGGAAGCACAAAACAGGAAATTAGTCCTAATATCTAATCACAGTGGTATAGCCTTATCTGGAGAAGGAGTGCGTCAGGACCTAGCTGCTGAAGTAAGTAGTCTGCAGTCAAGTTTGCGAGAAATTTTTGAAGCTATGGAAAATTTTACGGCTAGTACCATGAAAGTATATGAGGAACTCAACTTGCGTACTGAGGAAGAGAAACAAAAGTTGGCCAGAGAAAATGTAAAggtttcatag